From Micromonospora nigra, one genomic window encodes:
- a CDS encoding ANTAR domain-containing response regulator: MAEMQTDAERRRVLIAEDEALIRLDLAEMLAEEGYEVVGEAGDGESAVRLAEELKPDLVILDIKMPIMDGLAAAERIAGARIAPVIILTAFSQRDLVERARAAGAMAYLVKPFQKSDLVPAVEIALSRYSEFAALEAEVAGLTDRLEIRKTVERAKGALMTTYGMTEPQAFKWIQRTAMDHRMTMKEVAERILAETAGGEVALPAS; encoded by the coding sequence GTGGCCGAGATGCAGACGGATGCCGAGCGCAGGCGCGTACTGATCGCCGAAGACGAGGCGCTCATCCGGCTGGACCTGGCGGAGATGCTGGCCGAGGAGGGTTACGAGGTCGTCGGCGAGGCCGGTGACGGCGAGTCCGCCGTCCGGCTGGCCGAGGAGCTCAAGCCCGATCTCGTCATCCTCGACATCAAGATGCCGATCATGGATGGGCTGGCCGCCGCCGAGCGGATCGCCGGCGCCCGGATCGCCCCGGTGATCATCCTGACCGCGTTCAGTCAGCGTGACCTGGTGGAGCGGGCGCGGGCGGCCGGCGCCATGGCCTACCTGGTGAAGCCGTTCCAGAAGAGCGACCTGGTGCCGGCGGTGGAGATCGCGCTGTCCCGCTACTCGGAGTTCGCCGCGCTGGAGGCGGAGGTCGCCGGCCTGACCGACCGGCTGGAGATCCGCAAGACGGTGGAGCGGGCCAAGGGCGCGCTGATGACGACGTACGGCATGACCGAGCCGCAGGCGTTCAAGTGGATCCAGCGCACGGCGATGGACCACCGGATGACCATGAAGGAGGTCGCCGAGCGGATCCTCGCCGAGACCGCCGGCGGCGAGGTGGCTCTGCCCGCCTCCTGA
- a CDS encoding branched-chain amino acid ABC transporter permease encodes MNFDELIGNFPALTITGLEQGAIYALVALGYTLVYGVLRLINFAHSEVFMVGTFVGLWTWEAFGYNQNTAAPAFGGMLLAVLAGLGAAALASAATAVTVEVVAYRPLRKRNAPPLAFLITAIGASFVIAESFGVGTERAPFGMPVLIPSETLFTVFGASVTNIQVMVLGVTLVMMVALDQFVNRSRLGRGIRAVAQDADTAALMGVNKDRVIMLVFVLGGLMAGVAALLWNLRYGYTKFNVGFLIGLKAFSAAVLGGIGNLRGALLGGLLLGIAENYAAGLFGGDWKDFTGFVLLVILLMFRPTGLLGESLGRARA; translated from the coding sequence GTGAACTTCGATGAGCTGATCGGGAACTTTCCCGCACTCACCATTACCGGGTTGGAGCAGGGCGCGATCTACGCGCTCGTGGCCCTCGGCTACACCCTCGTCTACGGTGTCCTCCGTCTGATCAACTTTGCCCACTCCGAGGTCTTCATGGTCGGCACCTTCGTCGGCCTGTGGACCTGGGAGGCGTTCGGTTACAACCAGAACACCGCCGCCCCCGCCTTCGGGGGGATGCTGCTCGCGGTCCTCGCCGGTCTGGGTGCCGCCGCGCTGGCCTCGGCGGCCACCGCGGTCACCGTCGAGGTGGTGGCCTACCGGCCGCTGCGCAAGCGCAACGCCCCGCCGCTGGCGTTCCTGATCACCGCCATCGGCGCGTCGTTCGTGATCGCCGAGTCGTTCGGTGTGGGCACCGAGCGGGCCCCGTTCGGCATGCCGGTGCTGATCCCCTCGGAGACGCTGTTCACGGTCTTCGGCGCCTCGGTGACCAACATCCAGGTGATGGTTCTCGGTGTCACCCTGGTGATGATGGTGGCGCTGGACCAGTTCGTGAACCGCAGCCGCCTCGGTCGCGGCATCCGGGCCGTGGCCCAGGACGCCGACACCGCCGCGCTGATGGGCGTCAACAAGGACCGGGTCATCATGCTGGTCTTCGTCCTCGGCGGTCTCATGGCCGGCGTGGCGGCCCTGCTGTGGAACCTCCGGTACGGCTACACCAAGTTCAACGTCGGCTTCCTCATCGGGTTGAAGGCGTTCTCGGCGGCGGTGCTCGGCGGGATCGGTAACCTGCGCGGGGCGTTGCTCGGCGGGCTGCTGCTGGGCATCGCGGAGAACTACGCCGCCGGCCTGTTCGGCGGCGACTGGAAGGACTTCACCGGCTTCGTGCTGCTGGTCATCCTCCTGATGTTCCGGCCGACCGGTCTGCTCGGTGAGTCGCTGGGGAGGGCACGCGCATGA
- a CDS encoding ABC transporter ATP-binding protein: MSEPKMNTERDESSDRDIVADGRSTVGVPPEPPSGPAEAHRAPVDPAGREPLLEVDHVTLRFGGVVALNDVTFTLYKGEILGLIGPNGAGKTTCFNAMTGVYRPTEGEIRFKGERVSGRRRSWITKAGIARTFQNIRLFPEMTALENVMVGADAHHKTSVISAMLRLPRHWKEERHGRDKAHELLRFVGIERRVNDLARNLSYGEQRRLEIARALATDPTLLCLDEPAAGFTPAEKEELLVLIRKIRDSGTTVLLIEHDMRLVMGVTDRIVVLEFGEKIADGLPADVRENPHVIAAYLGVPTDAA, from the coding sequence ATGAGTGAGCCGAAGATGAACACCGAGCGGGACGAGAGCAGCGACCGCGACATCGTGGCCGACGGCCGGAGCACGGTGGGCGTGCCGCCCGAGCCGCCGTCCGGCCCCGCCGAGGCGCATCGGGCACCGGTGGACCCGGCCGGCCGGGAGCCGCTGCTGGAGGTCGACCACGTCACGCTGCGCTTCGGCGGCGTGGTCGCACTCAACGACGTCACCTTCACCCTGTACAAGGGGGAGATCCTGGGGCTGATCGGCCCCAACGGCGCCGGCAAGACCACCTGCTTCAACGCCATGACCGGCGTCTACCGCCCCACCGAGGGCGAGATCCGGTTCAAGGGGGAGCGGGTCAGCGGCCGGCGCCGGTCGTGGATCACCAAGGCGGGCATCGCGCGGACGTTCCAGAACATCCGGCTCTTCCCGGAGATGACCGCGCTGGAGAACGTGATGGTGGGCGCGGACGCCCACCACAAGACCAGCGTCATCTCCGCCATGCTGCGGCTGCCGAGGCACTGGAAGGAGGAGCGGCACGGCCGGGACAAGGCCCACGAACTGCTGCGTTTCGTCGGCATCGAGCGGCGCGTCAACGACCTGGCCCGCAACCTGTCGTACGGCGAGCAGCGGCGGCTGGAGATCGCGCGGGCCCTGGCGACGGATCCGACCCTGCTCTGCCTGGACGAGCCGGCCGCCGGCTTCACCCCGGCGGAGAAGGAGGAACTGCTCGTCCTCATCCGCAAGATCCGGGACAGCGGCACCACCGTGCTGCTCATCGAACACGACATGCGACTGGTCATGGGCGTCACCGACCGGATCGTGGTGCTGGAGTTCGGCGAGAAGATCGCCGACGGGCTGCCCGCGGACGTCCGCGAGAACCCGCACGTGATCGCCGCCTACCTGGGGGTGCCGACCGATGCTGCTTGA
- a CDS encoding branched-chain amino acid ABC transporter permease, whose translation MSVTANKGRLSQFKQRWANMPRQVRWAGLAALVVFLYILPNRWFYEYLGFPIGSEYFAFYTTRSDFAAVLFDTAVFVLLAVGLNVVVGFTGLLDLGYFGFYAIGAYTVALLTSPESRLDLTWPWLAAVPVAIAVTMVSGVILGTPTLRLRGDYLAIVTLGFAEMIRLYAARNEGLLQGQRGIPEVAHPPGTGSDGQPLFSVVDSKPYYWLILTVIILVIFLMRNLEHSRVGRAWVAIREDEDAAEIMGVPTFKYKLWAFAIGAAVGGLTGAIFAGKQTFINSDSFLLESSILVLAAVILGGAGGIKGAIVGGALTWYLPEWFRGFGGIIGLEIDTAEYRILIFGLVVIVMMIFRPQGLVPNRRRAAEFADRRKEAVAGDGAQ comes from the coding sequence ATGAGCGTCACCGCGAACAAGGGACGCTTGTCCCAGTTCAAGCAGCGTTGGGCGAACATGCCCCGGCAGGTCCGCTGGGCCGGCCTGGCAGCGCTGGTCGTCTTCCTCTACATCCTGCCCAACCGCTGGTTCTACGAGTACCTGGGCTTTCCGATCGGCAGCGAGTACTTCGCGTTCTACACCACCCGGTCGGACTTCGCGGCGGTGCTGTTCGACACCGCGGTGTTCGTGCTGCTGGCCGTCGGCCTGAACGTGGTGGTCGGCTTCACCGGCCTGCTCGACCTGGGCTACTTCGGCTTCTACGCGATCGGCGCGTACACGGTGGCGCTGCTGACCTCGCCGGAGAGCCGACTCGACCTGACCTGGCCGTGGCTGGCGGCGGTGCCGGTGGCGATCGCCGTGACGATGGTCTCGGGTGTCATCCTGGGTACCCCGACCCTGCGGCTGCGGGGCGACTACCTGGCGATCGTGACGCTCGGCTTCGCCGAGATGATCCGGCTCTACGCCGCCCGCAACGAGGGCCTGTTGCAGGGCCAGCGGGGCATCCCCGAGGTGGCGCACCCGCCGGGCACGGGCTCGGACGGCCAGCCGCTGTTCAGCGTGGTGGACTCCAAGCCGTACTACTGGCTGATCCTCACGGTGATCATCCTGGTCATCTTCCTGATGCGGAACCTGGAGCACAGCCGGGTCGGCCGGGCCTGGGTGGCGATCCGTGAGGACGAGGACGCCGCCGAGATCATGGGTGTGCCGACGTTCAAGTACAAGCTCTGGGCGTTCGCCATCGGTGCGGCGGTGGGTGGTCTGACCGGCGCGATCTTCGCCGGCAAGCAGACCTTCATCAACTCCGACAGCTTCCTGCTGGAAAGTTCGATCCTGGTGCTCGCCGCGGTGATCCTCGGTGGCGCGGGCGGCATCAAGGGTGCCATCGTGGGTGGTGCGCTCACCTGGTATCTGCCGGAGTGGTTCCGGGGGTTCGGTGGGATCATCGGTCTGGAGATCGACACCGCCGAGTACCGCATCCTGATCTTCGGCCTGGTGGTCATCGTGATGATGATCTTCCGCCCGCAGGGGCTGGTGCCGAACAGGCGGCGGGCGGCCGAGTTCGCCGACCGGCGCAAGGAAGCGGTTGCAGGAGACGGTGCCCAATGA
- a CDS encoding ABC transporter ATP-binding protein, whose amino-acid sequence MLLEIKDLTLLYGRIQALHGISLVVNEGEVVALIGANGAGKTTTMRAISGLRPVASGSIVFDGTDITRMRADLRVIRGIGQAPEGRGVFPGMTVLENLEMGAYTRRDRSEIAKDMAMVLDLFPRLAERRKQAGGTLSGGEQQMLAVGRALMARPRLLLLDEPSMGLAPKLIQQIFEIITRINEQGTTILLVEQNAQQALARAHRGYVLETGSIVKEGTGQALLHDPAVKEAYLGVA is encoded by the coding sequence ATGCTGCTTGAGATCAAGGACCTGACCCTGCTCTACGGGCGCATCCAGGCCCTGCACGGGATCAGCCTGGTCGTCAACGAGGGCGAGGTGGTGGCGCTGATCGGTGCGAACGGCGCCGGCAAGACCACCACCATGCGGGCGATCTCCGGGCTGCGGCCGGTGGCCTCGGGCTCCATCGTCTTCGACGGCACCGACATCACCCGGATGCGCGCCGATCTGCGTGTCATCAGGGGTATCGGCCAGGCGCCCGAGGGGCGGGGCGTGTTCCCCGGCATGACGGTGCTGGAGAACCTGGAGATGGGGGCCTACACCCGCCGGGACCGCTCGGAGATCGCCAAGGACATGGCGATGGTGCTGGACCTGTTCCCCCGGCTGGCCGAGCGCCGCAAGCAGGCCGGTGGCACCCTCTCCGGCGGCGAACAGCAGATGCTCGCGGTCGGTCGGGCCCTGATGGCCCGGCCGCGGCTGCTGCTGCTCGACGAGCCGTCGATGGGGCTCGCGCCCAAGCTGATCCAGCAGATCTTCGAGATCATCACACGGATCAACGAGCAGGGCACGACCATCCTGCTGGTGGAGCAGAACGCCCAGCAGGCCCTCGCCCGGGCCCACCGGGGCTACGTGCTGGAGACCGGCTCGATCGTCAAGGAGGGCACCGGCCAGGCCCTGCTGCACGACCCGGCGGTCAAGGAGGCGTACCTCGGCGTGGCGTGA
- a CDS encoding branched-chain amino acid ABC transporter substrate-binding protein, giving the protein MRQKLARVLGGVAISALVISGAAACKADSGTEGEGSSAACDLKLGFFGPLTGDAAGLGIHMRNGTKLAIDQYNAENADCKVNLVEYDSQGDPAKAPALAQQAVGDAKVVGIVGPAFSGESEVADPIFDQAGLPIITPSATRPSLSTKGWKIFHRGVGNDTSQGPAAGRYIKNVLKAEKVYVVDDQSAYGAGLVDEVKKVLGTVAGEDKIQVKQTNFSAVVTKIIGSGSNVLFFGGYYTEAGLLLKQLKEAGWKGTMVAGDGVNDANFIKVAGDAVAEGTVLTCPCAPATAAKGTFLTDYKAAFNAEPGTYGDVSYDITKIFLEAIKDGKSSREDILAFIKAYNKAGTATGVTYKFGPNGELDPTQVVVWAFKVNAGQVVPDIEIPKA; this is encoded by the coding sequence GTGAGGCAGAAGCTCGCACGGGTGCTCGGTGGTGTGGCCATCAGCGCGCTCGTCATCAGTGGCGCGGCCGCTTGTAAGGCCGACAGTGGTACCGAGGGCGAAGGCAGCTCGGCCGCCTGTGACCTCAAGTTGGGTTTCTTCGGTCCGCTGACCGGCGACGCCGCGGGTCTCGGCATCCACATGCGCAACGGCACCAAGCTGGCCATCGACCAGTACAACGCGGAGAACGCCGACTGCAAGGTCAACCTGGTGGAGTACGACTCCCAGGGCGACCCGGCCAAGGCTCCGGCGCTCGCCCAGCAGGCCGTCGGCGACGCCAAGGTCGTCGGCATCGTCGGCCCGGCGTTCTCGGGTGAGTCCGAGGTCGCCGACCCGATCTTCGACCAGGCCGGTCTGCCGATCATCACCCCGTCGGCGACCCGCCCGAGCCTGAGCACCAAGGGCTGGAAGATCTTCCACCGGGGCGTCGGTAACGACACCTCCCAGGGGCCGGCCGCCGGCCGGTACATCAAGAACGTGCTGAAGGCCGAGAAGGTCTACGTCGTCGACGACCAGTCGGCGTACGGCGCGGGCCTGGTGGACGAGGTCAAGAAGGTCCTCGGCACCGTGGCCGGCGAGGACAAGATCCAGGTCAAGCAGACCAACTTCTCCGCCGTCGTCACCAAGATCATTGGCAGTGGTTCCAACGTCCTCTTCTTCGGTGGCTACTACACCGAGGCGGGCCTGCTGCTCAAGCAGCTCAAGGAGGCCGGCTGGAAGGGCACGATGGTGGCCGGTGACGGCGTCAACGACGCCAACTTCATCAAGGTCGCCGGCGACGCGGTCGCCGAGGGCACCGTCCTGACCTGCCCGTGCGCCCCGGCCACCGCGGCCAAGGGCACCTTCCTGACCGACTACAAGGCGGCGTTCAACGCCGAACCGGGCACCTACGGCGACGTGTCCTACGACATCACGAAGATCTTCCTCGAGGCCATCAAGGACGGGAAGTCCAGCCGTGAGGACATCCTCGCCTTCATCAAGGCCTACAACAAGGCCGGCACCGCCACCGGTGTGACCTACAAGTTCGGGCCCAACGGTGAGTTGGACCCGACCCAGGTCGTGGTCTGGGCCTTCAAGGTCAACGCGGGTCAGGTCGTTCCGGACATCGAGATCCCCAAGGCCTGA